The Centroberyx gerrardi isolate f3 chromosome 13, fCenGer3.hap1.cur.20231027, whole genome shotgun sequence genome contains the following window.
GGACATTGATGTTTCTGgaggcaaatttgtagagcaAGGATAGCTGGATATGTGAACCAAACTTCATGACATTTCAACTTGAGGTTTGGGAGATATGACTAGTTACTGAAAGTTTTCATTTTGACCTATAACTGTAgtgtgagatgcatcatttccccaagttttgtcacaATCTGATCagcggtgtctgtgtgtgacggactgacgaacaaacaaacagagaccaTTCCATAGACCCGCCGTGGTTTCATCATGTGGTACAAGATACATGGATAGACAGGGAGAAGGCAgtaaataaacagacagacagcattcCTACCTCTCCAGGTGGGTATAGTGTTGTGACAGAACGTTTTTGACCAGGATGACCGTTTTGGCGTAGGTTTTCTCACCCAGCTTCTTGGCAAAGTAGAGCTTAGCACGTAGGAAGTAGCCTACTGGCCACAGCCACtcctatatacacacacacacacacacacacacacacacacacacacaaacacatgcacgcataaagaaaaagaaagagaaagacagagagaaagtgagagagtgtCATTTAGGTAGTCCCTATATCAAAATAGTGCAGAGCGCAGAAAGTGCTGCACCGCAATTTTATTATAATTAACAATCTAATGAAGCTGCTCGTCAAGCAGCAAATGATCACATCCTTTTATTGAATTCACAATGTTTCCTAAAGCCTTTTTTACTACAAATtcaagtcacactgaaatgaaaaatgactttttcgccTTTTTAGCTAATTCTATTTTATACCAATTTAATtttatcaaaatctcattacttttacttgctggaaaacagaaaatctttagtggtgacttcatcatgtaccaggagacatacataaaaattccaaccaataaaactatcatagatttttgaacaattgTCATATAACACATTGTCATATCGGCCAATCAAACACCTCTGATGGCCGATGACATTgggcagggggaggggctgTATGTGGAGTAGTCCTGCCTCTGTTTCATTCTCCATTTGGTTTGCATTTTGGTGAAAATAACATCgttttcagacatttttcacCTATAACAACAGTCAAAACCACAGACTAAACTTCCCTCGCCACAGCTTTGCTCGCTGCATTTTAGGAACTCTGTGTGTGACTCAACTGAGCATTGTTCTCAACTCCTCTTATTCAATGATTTGCAAAAGAAACCTCAATATTGCCACATGAAAGGTGGTACAGGAATTAGTTCCACTCCTCCAATCAACCAGCCAAGACAAACAGCTAAACTAAATGCATTTGGAATTTGAAATGTAAGACACATGCAGAAAAACAGAGTGTACATAACAGCCTCAGCCCGGAAATAGACTATAACTTCCAGACAGTGCAGCCAAAGGTGAGAACAATGGTGCAGTGTTTTGTGTACATAGCATGTAATATCACATGACAAGTCTGGCTAGCTTGTTCATTATGTAGCCTCTACATAGCATATAGTATTGCATGACAAACCTGGCTAGTTTGTTCATTATCTAGCCTCgacatagtatagtatagtacataGTGTTATTGGTTTTTACCTCCGTTTACACTTAATTCATAATTCTTGCATAATTCTTAGGACAATGTGAGGACACAGATCTCTTCTGATTATGTGACTGGTCGGGAGCTAGCGAGGCTTATGGGTATTGTAGTAGTTGTTATGGAAACATCAGTATCTGATGGTTGTAAAGCTTATCTCTCTATATGGAGGTTGAAACATTCACAATCAATGGCATTGCACTCACACAACAATATTTTGTCTTACCCAGTAGAAGAGACTCAGCCTATCTGATACTGCTTGTCAATTATCACCAAATGAATTATACTGAATGGTTGTTTAGCATGGGAAAAACAACAGTAGAGGAAGTGTCCGACTCACCGGTCCCTGGTGGTAGTTGAAGCCTCTTGCCAAGTTGTAGTTGTCGTTGTCAAGTGCGTTGTCATAGACACCACAGAACACCATGTCACTACGGCAACAGAAATATCACGTTACTATGGGATTGAATGTAAAATGAGATGTGATTCCACTATAAACAGCAACAGCATGCATATGAGAGTTAGTGAGACATTAAGTCTgtcatactactactactactactactgctactagtaatgataataattgatttgtaatgcacttttcaaGCCAGAAGCTGAAAGTACTTTTCATGAAAAATATGTTTAAGTGGTAAGACACTATTAAAAGTTTGCATCCAAGATTTAGATCCGGGACAGATTCAGCAGATCTTATGCACGCACATaattatgtttctgtgtgtgtatgtgtgtgtatatattactCAGGGTCAAGTGTCTTCATTCCCAGTGGTCCCAGTAGTTTTTTCTCAGCGACCTCCAGAGCCTTCCACGCTCTCTCCACTGTGAACAGCTCTGGAGCCTGTCAAACACACAGATCTGCTCAAAACCAGACAATCACAACTCATTGATCTAGTcagtaaagtttcatctaatctggTCCACACGATTACCAAAGTGATAGGGaaaccgtgtgtgtgcgtgtttcaaTCTGTCCACCTACCACCACCATGGCAATAGTGAAGTTGGGTCTCAGCTGGTAGTCACACCAGGGGCTGGAGGCTCCGTAGCTGTCCTTATAGATGCCTTTTTTATGCACCAGGTCGGGGTGTTTCTCGTTGGGGTCCTTTGGGTCCCCGGACACCCAGAAACCAGCCTCAAAGGACTGCTGGAGCTGGTTGTTCCACTGGGCGAAGGAGATAAAGACTTCTTTACCTGGAAAATCAATGGCAAGTAGACATTATCATATGCATAGTTGCTCATAGTTgctcctcagttctgattggcaaCAAAAGCTGTTGTTAAAATAcctaataaacacacacctgtgactgcGTAAATGCAATGTGAACGCAAAATGTATCAACTCTGTTAACAAATCAGGAGGGCGCAGTTATTTCTTAtgggtggagggtgtgtgtgtgtgtgtgtgtgtcctaccgtCTCTGTGTACTTTAACACCATCGTAAGGGAAGAGTCCTTTCTTATGGAGCTCCACCACCCAGCGAACTGTCGACTTACTGAGGCCAACTATCTCTACTGCTGCTCCAtctctgtggagagagagagagagagagagagagagagagagagagagagagagagagagagagagagagagagagagagagagagcgagagagaaatcaaatcaaaatcacatgtaatacagtaataataatttaaCAATTTGGGATGATTTTCTCACAGCTGCAGTCATGGTTATTTTtcaaaaggaagagaaggaatgtgtgtgtgtgtgtgtgtgtgtgtgtattacctgGGAGTAGCAGGCATGCCTTTGTTCCtggctctctcgctctctcccatcTTGTCCATCCACGTCCCGCAGTTAAAGCGGTTGCCCCCGGTGACGAACCCTGTCGCCGGGTCCACCTTAGCAACCACGTTGAAccctggggtcagaggtcagcagtcAGGACAATTATATTGAGTATTGAAATCATTTAGATTTTATATGGAaccaccacacatacacacacacacacacacacaccctgccctACCTTCGTCTCTCATGTTCATGTCGATCTTAGGTCCggcgtttctctctctgaaggaGACGCCCTCTAGGTGGCGCTGGAGAGCCTCCTGGATCACATCATACAGAGGCTGCTCCtatagatacacatacacaaacataggtacacacacacacacattagtatGTTTTAGTATTTGTGTGAATGTTACAGTAACtttaaaagtaataatctgtaacatattcaaataaatacattttcctcTATATCTACTCTATATACCTTTTTACTCTATATTGTGTCTTAAAATGTGTCTGGCTTTCCATCTGtatctctatctgtgtgtgtgtgtgtgtgtgtgttacgtaCCACCTCTCCAGGTTTGCAGGGCTCACAGTCATCAGTGGGGTACATGCGTGTGACGGGGCAGCGCAGGATTTCATGCCCCTGGGGAACGTGGGTAGCGTAGTCCTGAGGGAAAGCGTGGAACAATATGGTATATCTATTATATTAGATCATGACATCTCAAAGTTACAATATGCATGGAGGACATAATGGATCAGGAAGTGGTTCTACCTggatgcactgcagccaccacCAGACGGCGTCGCGGCAGTTGTACCTGGCACAGCGACCCTCGCCCAGCAGGTTGGGGATCAAGCCGTGGCGCAAGGTCCCCGCAAAGGCCAGGATGATATTACTATGTAAAGCATATAATTGGACGGTTAATACTGTATCAGGGTTGGACCAATGTGGGCTTTTGAagaaatttgactattttcatactgaaaaaaatcagtattcagtgtttgcccccccccccatcatgggacactgaaaaattcactgaaacccagaaaaatcattataatcaattcaattcacacgcacacacacaaacacacacacctaccgtGCCTCAGAGTGTCTCCCAGTGAGCAGCATCAGTCCTCTCAGAGCAATGAAAGTGTCCCTGCCCCAGCAACGGAAAATCCCAGAGGAGAAATGAGGAAGACCTGGGTAAAAaaatcagccaatcagtcaaTCTGATAGATGCATAGATTCCTATTGTTTCATAATCAGACAATCAATTTAATGGATGGGGAAGGGGGGTTGTGTTATTTATGTGATCGGGTTTGGAAATGAGAATTTAAGAGAAGCAACAAAGTCTACGTATattggaaatatttttttcatcttcatctcacTGTCCCGCTGGTTGAAAATCatgaaattattaaaaaaaaattattagtGAATACAAGCTTGCTAAAACAGTTCTTTTGAATACAACTGACCATCTCCAAAGATAACATTAGCAGTAAGGATGTGTAAACTGGGACTACCAGACGTCCCAGTTTTTCTCTGGCAGGCACTGTCCCCGGGAATGTCCCCAGATTTCCCCCTGTCTGGACACCACTGGTATTACCAGTATTATTACTCCCAAAAATTATTAACATTCCTGTCAGATTCCAGAAAATGTTTATCCCCAAAGTATTAAGTAAGTAACAGCACACTGGGTTACCTGCGGCCAACGACACGCAGCACTGCTCCTTTTGGCCTGTGATTGAACTGAGGCGATAGGGGACGTCCTCTATTGCCGCGGAAACTGGAGGGAGGGCGGGGAAACGGCCAGCACCACACATCTGAACCGAACCCAAAGCCAAGAGACGGACGAAGGTAGACCCGTTCTGGATGAAactatacagagagagagacagaaagagaggtaaaTAAACAGAGATGCTCTGATACTGGTTTTCCAGAACTAAGTACTTTATTAAGTACATTGGCAGTCAACGGGTAACAGCTTATTCAGATTAAGTTAACCGATAAAGAACAGTGTGGTAGGTTAagccaaataaaacagaatggcGTTTAGCCATTAGGTTTAGGTAGGTAGAAATAACTATACCATTATCACTGTACCATATTATACTTCACTGTAGCCAAACTCTAggagacaacaacaaaaaaacataaacaaaaaaatgtatgctCCAGCAAGGCAGGAAATATGCTTGTTCAAGGTTTTCAGCTAATTGCTACAAGCCTGTCCTAGTAATTTTATGAATTTCAGAGCTCGACAATACTATCTCCTTCATCCAAATCTCGTAAAAATTGTGATGAAGACAGCGTTATAGTCAGCATGAAGCTCAGACAAACGCAGCCCTACCTTGACATGAGTTTGGAGGTTGCGTCCAGGGCCGTGGTGTAGGTTGCTACCAAGATGGCGTCGAAGTAACAGGGGATGAGGTAGCGCGGGATGTGTTTCAGGTAGTCAAACATGGCCGCCAACCACTGACCCACCTGCAGACACAATGGCCCACATGCATGAAACTCAGTGGTAACAGCGTTGCACAGTGCAAAATCTGATTCAAAATGATTTGTAAAGTGCCCATGATGGTGGCTACCACTGCGGAGACCCTTTACCGTGGCGTTACAGTTTGCGGTGGCCCAGGTGAAAGccaatgaaaatcaatatgtaaatgaagtgTTGCATATTAAACACCCCCCTAATCATCCACACACATGCGTAAACACAATGGATCGCAAACTAGATATatcagaaaggaaaaaaaagcagtttTCGGCAGCAGTTTCTTAAGAGAAGAGGTTGTGCAGcggtgtgcttttatgaatcgctTATGGGACATGATCAGAAGCAGGCGCTGGTGCCAAAATAGTTTCGGTTAATAGGTTTAAATGGATAATTGTTTCAGTATTAGTTCCAGCACCTGTTGCTCTATGGACACTTACCATGATACAGTGGAGGCCTATACTATAATTACTCCCTATTAGCTGATTGTTACTATTAATGTTTTGGGAAGGTCTTTTATGTCTATGTTCCCAGCCAGGCAGATACCAGGTTAGTCCATCAGCCAGTTTCCCTGTTCAGGTTGACACTAACTACTAACCAAAGGGATCttaacagagagaaaatgtcataaagtaTCTAATGAATACAtatcttttttatttgactGGGCAGCAGAGCAGTTAGGGATTAGGTGTGTTGCTGAAGCGCACTTTGACATACCCTTTAACCCTTACCTGTGCCAGCGGTCCCTCTTTGTGTATCAGTCTATTGGAGACATAGTCTATCAGCCAGTCCCCTTGTCTGAGGTTGGCACACAGAGGATGACCCAGGTCGTTGTTGGGACGAATATCAGCTAGCACCGACATCAGACCTGCAGAGAGACACCCACAACAACACTTATACCCCTTTCACATGCTTATGATGAGTTTCCTTTGGCCATTTAATTCTGGCACCAGCACTATTAGTGTGTAGCTTTATATTTTATCATATATTTACCTTGTAGTCCAGCGTATTTGAGGCTTTCCCATCCAGGAATACTGTAACAGCCTCCGccatcttcttgttcttctgaGTCACAGCGAAACAGCAGGACATTCAGGTCTGCTAACGTTAGTTGGGACATCAGCCTATGaaaacacacgtgcacgcacacacacacacacacacacacacaacattaaaacGGAGCCCCtaaccctccactacatctctgcATATGACAAATACAAAATAGTTACAAAAAGACAAGAGCTTCTGCAGGGgcatgaggtgtgtgtgtgtgtgtgtgtgtgtgtgtatgtgtgtgtgtactcactgcGCGAGTGGTTTCTGCAGTGCCAGAGGTGTGTTTGAGTCTGCTACACTTCCTCTTCTGTACTTTGGGCTGAACTGGGTCAGATAATACCTCAGTACCCCCACCAACTGCTGGGCCTTGGGGTCCAAACTAACCctggaaggaggaaagagagagagagagagagagagcttggtATTTTTTCCAAAAACGTGATGAAAATTCCAGTGATTTTGTTTACAATCATCCCATCCAAAGTATGcaattttttgtgtgtgtatgtgcgtgtgtgtgttacctgaagGCGATGACACTGCCAGGAGTCAGCCTTTGGAAGGTGATTTCCTGCACGAACTCTGATCGACCTTTAGATGTAACCCCCGCCTGCTTCACTACCGAACTCTCCAGTAACTATacacacattattattagtgttattaATATGTCCATTTATTTGAGTGCTGCAATAATCCtaaaaatcatgaaaataatCATCACCACAGTATTTACCGGTATGTGCTCTTTTATTTCCACGGTGTACTCTGGCATGCCATTGATgttgttgtcatctttcttataactcccagcatgcctttctACTGTCCTTGCCTCCAGTACCACTTCCTCTATCTTCcctggaggtgagagagagagagagagagagagagagagagagagagagagagagagagagagagagagagagagagagagagagagagagagagatgaaaattGGGTAAAAACTTTTTCTCACACGAACAACTGAAATCAGTatgcaattttgtgtgtgtgtgtgtgtgtgtgtgtgtgttgtgtatgatTCTCGGCTTGGCATTAGCTTTATTTTGGGCTAACACTTCACCTTTGGTTTTCTTAACACACTcttaaaaacaatcaaaaatgCATAAGTCTCTTGAAGATCACCTGTGGGTGGGCTCGTCTGCAGCAGTATGCTAGCTtcctaacaataacaatattgaTTTATAGCATAAATCACATAGTATGATCATCCTACCCGGTATGAACATGGGCGGGACGTTGCTGTAGTACTGGTGGGTTTTGGGGTTCCAGAAGGCCGTCCTACACACCGCCACCACAGACTGGTGGGTGCTGGGACAGTGACGAGTTACTGCAACGATATCGGCATCCACCTGGTCCACGTACACCTAGACAGGAGACAAGAAGGACCCCGAGGTGACATCAGGATCACTTCATAGATGATGAGAGTTCTGCAGTTTCGCTAAAACCATCTTTGCGCGTTCCAGGAACTAGAACTGAGTCAGTAATCTGGTGTGTCCTTCTCTTAAACACATAGCCTACCTGTACGAATCCCTGGGCAGCCAGCTCCTGGTGCAGGCGGTTGAGTGCCAGTTTCCCAGCTATGATGCCCGTCTGGCTGCCAACCTCACCGGTGGAGGTGGGGGGCGCTGCGGGGTTCCACTTGGGGTACAGACGCTCCTCCTTTACCACAGAgatctacaaacacacacatgccaaaCACTGTCAGGAAGTGTATTAAATCTGTCataatgtgtgaatgtgtagatCTAACTTTATgcatgtgtatatctgtgtgtgtgtgtgtgtgtgtgtgtatgtaacctGATGTGGTACTAATTCGTCGTATCCTCTGGTGGAGCCAGTAGCACAGCAGGCCATAGAGACGATAGCAGAACTGGGCAGGGAGTCCAACGCTGAGCGCAGCTGCAATACAGAGAGTGGCACACAAGCAGCTAGTTAGCCACCTAGCATCTGGATGGTTTAGcccaacaccaaaacacacatatcactctctccatctgatAGTTTTGGCCATTTATTTCATATCCTCCAGAAGTTAAGTTGGGAATCTTTTTCCATCCTTCTTGCAACACCCTCACTTTTGACATCAGATGGGATATAAATTAGCATCAGATCgatatcagtttgctgatatatggggctgatattgtccttttattaaaaactagATATCGGCCAGACAGTGTcattcacctctgatatgatccAGTGTAATGGATCACATATTTTCTGTAGAAATGAATATTACACTCATCCATGGGaaacccttaacctgaattgattctattgcaacattttgatttgatttaatgcAAGCAAttacaacataaaacataactACAACAACATATATACAACAATTATTATCACCCTGGGTTTCAGtaaagagttttagtgtcccatgatggtctaaatgttgtttcagaggcttttccaccctggcagCTTCAATCATCAGCCTTGAGAATATCGGTCTCAGAATATCGACCCCATATCGGTTGAACTCTAACAGAAACCCACCTGGATGGGACACTCGTTGTCGTGGGTGACGTCAAGGAACATGGCGTGGGCAATGGAGGGCGTCAGGGGGCGGAGACTGGGCTGAACCAAGGCTCCTACTGGCTCGCCTCCGTAACGATAGACCAATCGGCCCTCTTCGTGGCTGTCACCGGCTGACATAGCCTCtatggagggggagggggggtagggATGGACACAGATGGAGTGTACCATTGTGTATAACTGTTATCACCAATACAAGACAGAGATATCATTTATACCATCGACTGATACATTGGTACAGCGATTGGTAGCCTACAGTTCagtcacacaaaaacatttgaacaACAAACAGACATCACAACATTAATCAAGGCAAATATTAGAGATTAAAGCTTTAAAATCAGCCAAGTATTTGTAAGATTGCACAAGCTCTATTTAGGTACCATTTAGTGCATGGATACCAAgcttagcagtattagcaggtGAAGTATTTTTTTGTTAGATTGTTTAGACATTGAGTGATATCTGTAGAGCATCAAAGACTATAATCTAATtacatttgccaccaaaacttatCACTTATCTTCACTAAAtttctgactgatgactgacaagatattattactCGGTCAATGTGAAAATTGATtagatgtaggtcaccaaactatcagcttagagggaacactgATCTTGAATATTCAGctgatgtgattttaatgcagtGATTTCTGCAATATTTCTTccttataatgataaaaactacaagatcaaatttggactctcTATGCCATACATGaatatatatgcatgtatatatgtgtatctgtgtgtgcgtctgtattTGAATGTATACCTCGTATTAGAGATGTAATCCCTAGTTTAGTAACGAAGACGTTATCCAGATCCTCGCTGCCGGTGAACAGTTCAGCCGCCACATACAGGTTAGGACAAACAGCCCTGGCCACGTCCAGCATGAACTGACCAGCAACACACCAAGACCAATGCAGATCAATGCACAGCGGTGGCGGGAGAGTGGGGGAGGGGatgaagtaaacaaaaaaagaagattggagagagggagaaggagtaggaggaggttggggaagagaaagaggacgaggaggaggagggttcaTGTGAAGGGGGAAAAGCAGGAGATCAGTGGTTAACAGCCCTCGAAGTCACCACAACATGCAGTCATACAgtccaagaacacacacacacacacacacacacaaagtaatagacagagagaaagagagagaaagcgataGGGGATGTTTGGGTATGGAGAGGCAGAatgcagaacagagagagacaaaaaacagaaagacaatgtTAGCTCATGCGTGTTTGCATCTGTTTGCATGATGCGCTGTACCTCGTATAAGGCTGGTAATTCCCAGTCGGTTAACAAACACATTGTCAAGGAGCTCGCTGCCTGTGAACAGCTCAGCTATCACATACAGATTGGGTCTGACCGCTCTGGCTGCGTCTAGCATGGCCTGGACAGCCAATACATGGCCATCGCCATCAcatggagacagggagagaaaaggaagggttacatattgggccgatattgtcctttAATGAAATATTGCTATTCAATGTAGCCCACCTGTGATTCGATGTAGGTTCCTGCCTGACCACAACTACATAGTCTGTAAAATCTGCAatgaatttgtatttttttgcccattttatttacatatttagttgttaattttcttcatttaaagctacaatatgctacttttttacattaaaataacactCTGCTGGAAGGAGCTGCTAAACCCGaaactatttcattagtctgggttttagtggagagttttagcatCCCATGATATACAGCTATGTTATGGTAAATGTGAGAAAATTGTATATGTATACATTCCCCAAGGCAAATCTggtaaatgtgtacatttccTGTTAATGTGAGTAGAAAATGCTAGTCACAGTACCGTGAGGCTCTCACTCCTGTCACTACTTTTTGTTAGGGGTGCGACGTACCACGTGGCCTAAATACCTCTTCGGATTGGCTTATGTAGTAAAATGAGATCCGTGAAGCGCAGAAGATCCATTCATGTAATATTGTGAGGTAAAGTTAGCTTGCTAAAGTTACCAATAGATGAACAAGATGAACAAGAGGGACATCTTCACAGAGGAACTTGAGCATACTCGCaaacaaaagtgaaaacatgGTGACAGTCATGACACTTACGATGTATACCTTACCAAATGTACCTTGGTAATTACTAGGGATGgtacgatatatcgaaattcagtaTATCGCGATACTAAAATGTGATgtgtattgtggggcagaaaaatgaatcgtgatattatctacattttattctgctgtagtaatcacaaatgagatggcttgaccatcacaatttcacaagctctccatccaaattatattatttacactttgtaatgacatttttatattgttgtttacattctagcaagccagtacCATCACTaaaaagatttgtggctcagaaataaataattctgcagtcagactttctTGACTgtgaaacttttatttatcacatcgtatcttGGTTGTAACgaatcctgaaccccatatcgcgtatcgaaacgtatcatgagataagcacattgtcccatccctagtaattACCAGTATGTATATGTTTATCACTTTCCCACATTACATAAGTATATCTAGTCAACTATATGATAATACCTCAGCGACGTATAGGGGTGTAGAGTGGCAGTTGTCCAGTCTGACTCCGTGGAAATACTTGGCTGTGATCTCAGTGTATTTCTGCATGTGGGCCCAGAGGTAGGGGCAGTCCTCAGGCCCGTTGCCGTAGCGCAGTTTGACGCTGTCGCCCCAGCAGATCAGCTCCCGACGCAGGTACACATTGGAGCCTATAGGGAGGGAAAGATACACATCAGTATAGTGGCGTCAATTCACacttcagtcagttcagttaagTCAGCATGGAAAAAGAAACTGGTGCTCATTGTCCTTGCAATTCTCTAAATTAccttcagatgtttttttttacatcgtTGAACAAGTGCAGTGTCGGCGCTAGAACAAATATCCAGGGGGGGGCAAGAGGCTTATAGCGGGGGGGCACCAAATTACTGGCAAGTGGCAACGTAGTCGTGCATAGTGAAAGTGAAACCATTCGGTGGTATGCTCCCCAGGAgaaaattttaagaaaaaatcacaaaaatagtGCATTCTCGTTGCTTTCCTAATAATCTGactaaaaacacaaggagaaatCACTTAGGTGTAAATAAATGCAAGGACACGCACGTTTTACATTGA
Protein-coding sequences here:
- the agla gene encoding glycogen debranching enzyme, producing the protein MLPQHLKQIRVLMLNDKENLERTLFRLDQGFELQFRLGPSLQGRNVSVHTNYPAEGQRFERHTFRVLPWNNPTGREDDSDKFCCLDLKIAGSYQYYFGHGDTKRSGGGYIVVDPVLRVGAEDQPLSLDCITIQTYLSKCLGCLDDWPDRLRVAKESGYNMVHFTPLQTLGESRSCYSLADQLSFNPEFSPQGQSYNWTDVGALVEKMKKEWNMLCITDVVYNHTAANSLWIKEHPECGYNLVNSPHLRPAWVLDRAIWHLTTRMADGRYTAKGLPADITDEAHLNAVRSVLWQDVYPQIRLWEFYQVKVDSAVEQFRTLLNNGTKPDHNKTGGKKGLKIIQDPSYRRYGNTVDMDSALETFVPQSSFPQHVEECCGWLRQRVNELNGEQYHIVHQHQEQAATCIVGNIVYERLADHGPKLGPVCRKNPLVTRYFTFPYQEMTLEQEMLLLDQPDKMCHFLAHNGWVMGDDPLRNFAEPGSNVYLRRELICWGDSVKLRYGNGPEDCPYLWAHMQKYTEITAKYFHGVRLDNCHSTPLYVAEFMLDVARAVCPNLYVAAELFTGSEDLDNVFVTKLGITSLIREAMSAGDSHEEGRLVYRYGGEPVGALVQPSLRPLTPSIAHAMFLDVTHDNECPIQLRSALDSLPSSAIVSMACCATGSTRGYDELVPHQISVVKEERLYPKWNPAAPPTSTGEVGSQTGIIAGKLALNRLHQELAAQGFVQVYVDQVDADIVAVTRHCPSTHQSVVAVCRTAFWNPKTHQYYSNVPPMFIPGKIEEVVLEARTVERHAGSYKKDDNNINGMPEYTVEIKEHIPLLESSVVKQAGVTSKGRSEFVQEITFQRLTPGSVIAFRVSLDPKAQQLVGVLRYYLTQFSPKYRRGSVADSNTPLALQKPLAQLMSQLTLADLNVLLFRCDSEEQEDGGGCYSIPGWESLKYAGLQGLMSVLADIRPNNDLGHPLCANLRQGDWLIDYVSNRLIHKEGPLAQVGQWLAAMFDYLKHIPRYLIPCYFDAILVATYTTALDATSKLMSSFIQNGSTFVRLLALGSVQMCGAGRFPALPPVSAAIEDVPYRLSSITGQKEQCCVSLAAGLPHFSSGIFRCWGRDTFIALRGLMLLTGRHSEARNIILAFAGTLRHGLIPNLLGEGRCARYNCRDAVWWWLQCIQDYATHVPQGHEILRCPVTRMYPTDDCEPCKPGEVEQPLYDVIQEALQRHLEGVSFRERNAGPKIDMNMRDEGFNVVAKVDPATGFVTGGNRFNCGTWMDKMGESERARNKGMPATPRDGAAVEIVGLSKSTVRWVVELHKKGLFPYDGVKVHRDGKEVFISFAQWNNQLQQSFEAGFWVSGDPKDPNEKHPDLVHKKGIYKDSYGASSPWCDYQLRPNFTIAMVVAPELFTVERAWKALEVAEKKLLGPLGMKTLDPDDMVFCGVYDNALDNDNYNLARGFNYHQGPEWLWPVGYFLRAKLYFAKKLGEKTYAKTVILVKNVLSQHYTHLERSPWKGLPELTNENGQHCSFSCETQAWSLATVLEVLHDL